AACGCACCGGCCCCACCTTCGCGCTACCGCGCGGCCCCTTGCTGCTGCTCGGCCTGATGGGCTTCTTCGCCCTGATGGTCGAGGGAGCCATGGGGGACTGGAGCGCCGTCTACCTGCGCGGCATGCTGAAGGCTGGGACCGGCCTGGCTGGAATCGGCTTCACACTGTTCTCGATGGCAATGGCCGTTGGGCGGCTGACGGGGGACAGGCTGGTCATTGCTCTCGGCCCCGTCAGGCTGCTGCGCGTCGGCGGTACGCTGGCCACCTGTGGCCTGGTGGCGCTGGGCATAGCCCTCCCGCTGCACCATCCGGCCGCCGCCCTCGTCGGCTTCGGCTGCGTCGGGCTCGGGCTGTCCAACATCAACCCGCTGCTCTACCTCGCTGCCGGCCGAACACCAGGGCTCGCTCCAGGGACCTCCATCTCCGCCGTCATCACAGCGGGCTATGGAGGAATCTTGGCTGGCCCTCCACTCGTCGGCTTCGTCACCCACAGGATGGGGATGCCGGTCGCTTTGGGGCTGCTGGCCATCTTCCTGGCCTTCATCGCCGTGAGCGCCTCGTACGTGCGTTCGCTGAGCCCATCCAAAGCAGTTCTCAGCACCTAGGAGACAGACCATGAAGAGGGAGCCAGCCAGCAGGCGCGTGCAAGAAGATGCTTGAGCTGGCTCTCTCTGGAGTGCTGCCCCTACTCGGGTAGCAGGCCCAGTGCGTCCAACTGGGCGCAGCGCCCGGGGCGCCACACCGTCTCCGTGGAGCCGGGCGACTCCCAGGTGAGGAACGAGCCGCTCCCTCAAGCAGGGGCAGAGCCGAAGCCGGAAAAGGCCAGAGAGCCCCCTGAG
The sequence above is a segment of the Stigmatella aurantiaca genome. Coding sequences within it:
- a CDS encoding MFS transporter — protein: MSIPNLGPAEHLRARAARRSIATIFFVNGFVFASWVPHIPTVQARLGIGPGMLGLALLSCAAGALVAMPLAGILIARWGSRKVTLGSALPFCLMAVLPVQSSRLSLLILALFAFGAVNGTMNVAMNAHGVTVAKRLDRPIMSSLHAFFSIGGLVGASGSILFLSVGFTPLLHMCGAIMLGLLLVGGVWRFLLPSSTDSTERTGPTFALPRGPLLLLGLMGFFALMVEGAMGDWSAVYLRGMLKAGTGLAGIGFTLFSMAMAVGRLTGDRLVIALGPVRLLRVGGTLATCGLVALGIALPLHHPAAALVGFGCVGLGLSNINPLLYLAAGRTPGLAPGTSISAVITAGYGGILAGPPLVGFVTHRMGMPVALGLLAIFLAFIAVSASYVRSLSPSKAVLST